One window from the genome of Pantoea cypripedii encodes:
- a CDS encoding YceK/YidQ family lipoprotein, with protein sequence MKLTVVSAAIMLLSGCGSIISRTVPGQGHGNQYYPGVQWDVRDGAWRMLTILDLPLSLVMDTLLLPVDAHHGPYE encoded by the coding sequence CTGAAATTAACTGTCGTCAGTGCCGCCATCATGTTGCTTAGTGGCTGTGGCAGCATCATCAGTCGTACCGTGCCCGGCCAGGGACACGGTAATCAATACTACCCCGGAGTGCAGTGGGATGTGCGTGATGGCGCATGGCGTATGCTGACCATCCTTGATCTGCCGCTGTCATTGGTGATGGACACGCTGTTATTACCGGTGGATGCCCATCACGGTCCTTACGAATAA
- a CDS encoding MysB family protein yields the protein MSMFTTLEEAIEAAREEFLASQPGLDAEDAAVSQFALQKYVMQDGDIMWQAEFFADEDEQGECLPIRSGEAAQAIFDGDFEEIELRQEWQSENTLHEWDEGEFQLEPPEDTEEGEAAAAEWDDDNSDSDRWA from the coding sequence ATGAGCATGTTTACCACTTTAGAAGAAGCCATCGAAGCAGCACGTGAGGAGTTTCTCGCCAGCCAGCCGGGGCTGGATGCGGAAGATGCAGCCGTCAGCCAGTTTGCCCTGCAAAAATATGTCATGCAGGATGGCGATATCATGTGGCAGGCCGAATTCTTTGCTGATGAAGATGAGCAAGGGGAATGCCTGCCCATCCGCAGTGGTGAAGCTGCACAGGCGATTTTTGACGGTGACTTCGAAGAAATCGAGTTACGCCAGGAGTGGCAGTCGGAAAATACCCTGCACGAATGGGATGAAGGTGAATTTCAGCTTGAACCGCCGGAGGACACCGAAGAAGGTGAAGCCGCAGCGGCCGAGTGGGACGATGATAACAGTGATTCTGACCGCTGGGCGTAG